In a single window of the Osmerus eperlanus chromosome 4, fOsmEpe2.1, whole genome shotgun sequence genome:
- the LOC134019120 gene encoding complement C1q-like protein 2 isoform X2 yields the protein METTVVVLALLCSSLCWTQAQGDTVDGVIGNDIPQEVLEMRTQGARSQQTCQPDIHTVLREMSAMLAEQRVEMTHLKRENDAQKLQLRAMEEKTKNEFEAQAEVLDSIRTRSNITEGQVEALKRNNQVRQVAFSASLFASGSGYLGPFNTQTNLIFRHVITNIGKAYNPDTGFFIAPVRGTYQFQFYIGAHGHASYVSAAVLVRNGQHIFIAYEQQPSGYGTSSNGASLLLEEGDVVFLKLWHNSRIFDNDHNHSTFSGHLLFTM from the exons ATGGAGACCACTGTGGTTGTGCTGGCGTTGCTGTGCAGCTCTCTGTGTTGGACACAGGCTCAGGGAGACACTGTAGATGGAGTCATTGGGAATGACATCCCTCAAGAGGTTCTGGAGATGAGGACCCAGGGAGCGCGCTCCCAACAGACCTGTCAGCCTGACATCCATACCGTGCTGAGAGAGATGAGCGCTAtgctggcagagcagagagtCGAGATGACACATTTGAAGAGAGAAAATGATG CACAGAAACTTCAGCTGAGGGCGATGGAGGAAAAGACAAAGAACGAGTTTGAAG CACAAGCAGAAGTCCTTGACTCCATCAGAACCAGGTCAAACATCACTGAAGGCCAGGTGGAAGCTCTGAAGAGGAACAACCAAG TCAGACAGGTGGCGTTCTCAGCCTCCCTTTTTGCCTCTGGCTCTGGATACTTGGGACCCTTCAACACCCAAACCAATCTGATCTTCAGACACGTCATCACCAACATAGGCAAAGCTTACAACCCAGACACAG GTTTCTTTATTGCACCAGTAAGAGGTACCTACCAGTTTCAGTTCTACATTGGTGCACATGGGCACGCTTCATATGTCTCAGCTGCAGTCTTGGTGAGGAATGGACAACATATATTCATTGCCTATGAGCAGCAACCTTCTGGTTATGGGACTTCCTCTAATGGAGCATCACTACTGCTGGAGGAAGGAGATGTTGTCTTCCTTAAACTGTGGCATAACTCAAGGATATTCGATAATGACCACAACCACAGCACCTTTAgtggtcacctgctgttcaccATGTGA
- the LOC134019120 gene encoding complement C1q-like protein 2 isoform X1: protein METTVVVLALLCSSLCWTQAQGDTVDGVIGNDIPQEVLEMRTQGARSQQTCQPDIHTVLREMSAMLAEQRVEMTHLKRENDAQKLQLRAMEEKTKNEFEAQNLQLRAMEEKTKNEFEAQAEVLDSIRTRSNITEGQVEALKRNNQVRQVAFSASLFASGSGYLGPFNTQTNLIFRHVITNIGKAYNPDTGFFIAPVRGTYQFQFYIGAHGHASYVSAAVLVRNGQHIFIAYEQQPSGYGTSSNGASLLLEEGDVVFLKLWHNSRIFDNDHNHSTFSGHLLFTM, encoded by the exons ATGGAGACCACTGTGGTTGTGCTGGCGTTGCTGTGCAGCTCTCTGTGTTGGACACAGGCTCAGGGAGACACTGTAGATGGAGTCATTGGGAATGACATCCCTCAAGAGGTTCTGGAGATGAGGACCCAGGGAGCGCGCTCCCAACAGACCTGTCAGCCTGACATCCATACCGTGCTGAGAGAGATGAGCGCTAtgctggcagagcagagagtCGAGATGACACATTTGAAGAGAGAAAATGATG CACAGAAACTTCAGCTGAGGGCGATGGAGGAAAAGACAAAGAACGAGTTTGAAG CACAGAATCTTCAGCTGAGGGCGATGGAGGAAAAGACAAAGAACGAGTTTGAAG CACAAGCAGAAGTCCTTGACTCCATCAGAACCAGGTCAAACATCACTGAAGGCCAGGTGGAAGCTCTGAAGAGGAACAACCAAG TCAGACAGGTGGCGTTCTCAGCCTCCCTTTTTGCCTCTGGCTCTGGATACTTGGGACCCTTCAACACCCAAACCAATCTGATCTTCAGACACGTCATCACCAACATAGGCAAAGCTTACAACCCAGACACAG GTTTCTTTATTGCACCAGTAAGAGGTACCTACCAGTTTCAGTTCTACATTGGTGCACATGGGCACGCTTCATATGTCTCAGCTGCAGTCTTGGTGAGGAATGGACAACATATATTCATTGCCTATGAGCAGCAACCTTCTGGTTATGGGACTTCCTCTAATGGAGCATCACTACTGCTGGAGGAAGGAGATGTTGTCTTCCTTAAACTGTGGCATAACTCAAGGATATTCGATAATGACCACAACCACAGCACCTTTAgtggtcacctgctgttcaccATGTGA